From the Exiguobacterium aurantiacum genome, one window contains:
- a CDS encoding MotE family protein: MEKDSSKRGRQLLVALVLVPAIFLLVGGIVVMNYAMDRPLLSVPFLEIGAKQEPEEKVKTNVNVTGIDNDTANRLKVANAEIEKLRADNVELTNEVKARQEEVSKLIKERDRLVAELATASATEEETSDVSRVYEEMSAKQAAAIMNELESPQVANLLKELSPKQQADILGRMDAQQAAVVTQLLQ, encoded by the coding sequence ATGGAAAAAGACAGCTCGAAGCGGGGAAGACAGCTATTGGTCGCGCTCGTTCTCGTCCCGGCCATCTTTCTACTCGTTGGAGGCATCGTCGTCATGAACTATGCGATGGACCGTCCGTTGTTATCGGTCCCGTTTTTAGAGATCGGTGCGAAACAAGAGCCGGAAGAGAAAGTGAAGACGAACGTGAACGTGACCGGGATCGACAACGATACCGCAAATCGTTTGAAAGTGGCGAACGCCGAGATTGAGAAACTTCGGGCAGACAATGTCGAGTTGACGAACGAAGTAAAGGCGCGTCAAGAGGAAGTGTCAAAGTTGATTAAAGAGCGGGACCGGCTCGTCGCGGAACTGGCGACGGCAAGTGCGACGGAAGAAGAAACATCGGATGTCTCTCGCGTCTATGAAGAGATGTCCGCCAAACAAGCCGCGGCCATCATGAACGAGCTCGAGAGCCCACAAGTGGCCAACTTACTGAAAGAATTGTCGCCGAAGCAACAAGCGGACATTTTAGGACGGATGGATGCCCAGCAGGCCGCCGTCGTGACGCAATTGCTCCAGTGA
- the fliY gene encoding flagellar motor switch phosphatase FliY, whose translation MSEMLSQDEIDALLRGTSDSSKSEAKPEEHLDSMESDALGEIGNISFGNSATALSTLLQQKVEITTPIVSEVTIDALRERYPTPHVALRVGYTEGLKGENVLVLTREDAAIISDLMLGGNGIDVDPEGLDEIRLSAVQEAMNQMMGAAATSLSTVFSKKIDISPPLVEVFDATKTQTIIDRLELWETMVLIEFNLKVGTLIDSKIVQIAPIQFGKQLVNELMTATAPQPVAPAAAAPKPEAPKAPAAAAPPPPVRQEVKSAPEVAVSQAEFMPLHAPTTNESIPANLGLLYDVPLSVTVELGRTKRSVREVLELSQGSIIELDKLAGEPVDIYVNQQRIARGEVVVIEENFGVRVTEIIQPHERIGIV comes from the coding sequence ATGAGTGAGATGTTGTCACAAGATGAAATAGACGCGTTATTGCGAGGGACGAGCGATTCGTCAAAATCAGAGGCGAAGCCCGAAGAGCATCTTGACTCGATGGAGAGCGACGCTTTAGGAGAGATTGGGAATATCTCGTTCGGAAACTCGGCGACGGCGTTATCGACGTTACTGCAACAAAAAGTAGAAATCACGACCCCGATCGTCAGCGAAGTCACAATCGATGCGCTCCGTGAGCGTTATCCGACACCGCACGTGGCGCTTCGCGTCGGTTACACCGAAGGCTTGAAAGGCGAAAACGTCCTCGTGTTGACACGTGAAGACGCCGCCATCATCTCGGACTTGATGCTCGGCGGGAACGGAATCGATGTCGATCCGGAAGGGTTGGATGAAATCCGGCTCTCGGCCGTGCAAGAAGCGATGAACCAAATGATGGGAGCAGCGGCGACGTCATTGTCGACCGTGTTCTCGAAAAAAATCGATATCTCACCGCCGCTCGTCGAAGTGTTCGATGCGACGAAGACCCAGACGATTATCGATCGTCTTGAACTTTGGGAAACGATGGTGTTAATCGAGTTCAACTTGAAAGTCGGTACGTTAATCGATTCAAAAATCGTCCAAATCGCACCGATTCAATTCGGGAAGCAACTCGTCAATGAACTGATGACGGCCACCGCGCCACAACCGGTCGCACCGGCTGCGGCCGCTCCGAAGCCAGAGGCACCGAAAGCACCGGCCGCTGCTGCGCCACCGCCACCAGTTCGTCAAGAAGTGAAGTCGGCACCGGAAGTCGCTGTCAGTCAAGCCGAATTTATGCCATTGCATGCACCAACGACGAACGAATCGATTCCAGCGAACCTCGGTCTCTTATATGATGTCCCGCTCAGCGTGACGGTCGAGCTCGGACGGACGAAACGTTCGGTCCGCGAAGTGCTCGAGTTGTCGCAAGGGTCGATCATCGAACTCGATAAACTAGCCGGTGAGCCGGTCGATATTTATGTGAACCAACAACGGATCGCCCGCGGCGAAGTCGTCGTCATCGAAGAGAACTTCGGCGTCCGTGTAACAGAAATTATCCAACCGCACGAGCGGATTGGCATCGTTTAA
- a CDS encoding flagellar FlbD family protein: protein MIHVTTLRGEELVLNALFIETVKAEPDTIIHLYNGKTYIVSETKQQIIDRTIAFYASIGLVGTTGIRGEEEDE, encoded by the coding sequence ATGATTCACGTCACGACGCTCCGTGGTGAAGAACTCGTGTTGAACGCCTTGTTCATCGAGACGGTCAAGGCTGAACCTGACACAATCATTCACCTATACAACGGAAAGACCTATATCGTCAGCGAGACGAAACAACAAATCATCGACCGGACGATCGCATTTTATGCATCGATTGGTCTAGTTGGAACGACAGGCATACGAGGTGAAGAAGAAGATGAGTGA
- a CDS encoding response regulator: MSAKILVVDDAAFMRMMIKDILTKNGFEVVGEAENGVDAVAKYRELMPDLVTLDITMPEMDGLAALKEIRGFDSNAKVIMCSAMGQQAMVIDAIQAGAKDFIVKPFNAERVVEAVSKTVAQ, from the coding sequence ATGAGTGCAAAAATTTTAGTGGTAGATGATGCGGCGTTCATGCGCATGATGATTAAGGATATCTTGACAAAGAATGGATTTGAAGTCGTCGGAGAAGCGGAGAACGGTGTCGATGCAGTCGCGAAATATCGTGAGCTCATGCCCGATCTCGTCACGCTCGACATCACGATGCCAGAAATGGACGGCTTGGCAGCCTTGAAAGAAATCCGCGGGTTCGATTCGAACGCGAAAGTCATCATGTGTTCGGCGATGGGACAACAAGCGATGGTCATCGATGCGATTCAAGCAGGGGCAAAAGACTTCATCGTCAAACCGTTCAACGCTGAACGTGTTGTCGAGGCAGTCTCAAAAACGGTCGCACAATGA
- the flgG gene encoding flagellar basal body rod protein FlgG produces MLRAMYSGISGLKNFQSKLDVVGNNIANVNTFGYKKGRVTFKDLVSQQVGSATAANGLSGGVNPKEVGLGGTMATVDNVYNQGAMQNSGRALDVGISGEGFFALDVNGQTQYTRAGNFYTDNAGDLVNGDGAYVQRIGGGRINIPAGAKSLSIGKDGQVSYVDNAGASTVVGQIQVVTFANNAGLSKVGANNFIQSQNSGAPQIGIPGQGGRGELVSGALEMSNVDLSEEFTEMIVAQRGFQANTRIITTSDEILQELVNLKR; encoded by the coding sequence ATGTTAAGAGCAATGTACTCAGGAATCAGTGGATTAAAAAACTTCCAATCGAAGCTTGACGTCGTCGGAAACAACATCGCCAACGTCAACACGTTCGGTTACAAAAAAGGACGCGTCACGTTCAAAGATCTCGTCAGCCAGCAAGTCGGTAGTGCGACGGCAGCAAACGGTTTGAGCGGTGGTGTCAACCCTAAAGAAGTCGGTCTCGGGGGGACGATGGCGACCGTCGACAACGTCTATAACCAAGGGGCCATGCAAAACTCAGGAAGAGCACTTGACGTCGGAATTTCGGGTGAAGGGTTCTTCGCCCTAGATGTGAATGGTCAAACCCAATACACACGTGCCGGTAACTTCTATACGGACAATGCGGGAGACTTGGTCAACGGTGATGGGGCGTACGTCCAACGAATCGGAGGCGGGCGCATTAACATTCCAGCCGGGGCGAAGTCACTCTCGATCGGGAAAGACGGACAAGTTAGTTATGTCGATAACGCTGGTGCTTCAACAGTCGTCGGTCAAATTCAAGTCGTCACGTTCGCCAACAACGCCGGGTTGTCAAAAGTCGGTGCAAACAACTTCATCCAATCTCAAAACTCGGGAGCACCACAAATCGGTATTCCTGGTCAAGGTGGTCGAGGGGAACTCGTATCGGGTGCACTTGAGATGTCAAACGTCGACTTGTCTGAAGAGTTCACAGAAATGATTGTCGCGCAACGTGGTTTCCAAGCGAACACGCGTATCATCACGACATCAGACGAGATTTTACAAGAACTCGTCAACTTGAAACGCTGA
- the fliM gene encoding flagellar motor switch protein FliM, with amino-acid sequence MGEVLSQQEIDALLSALSSGDVEADSFLNQEEERKVRQYDFKRAVRFSKDQIRSLTRIHEHFTRMLTTFFSAQLRTYVQFTVNSVEQLPYDEFIHSIPSMTMINLIEAPPLNGRFIIEVNPNISYAMLDRLLGGPGVEIEKVESFTEIEMRILTQLYKRAFAGYGEAWESIAEIKSEMTAVEVNPQFLQLVSPNETVVLISIGVTIGEVSGTINVCLPFVTIEPVLSKLSSHYWMQEANRRNASGNSKEPLKAQLMNSTVEVVSLLGETSITFGDLLHLEVGDCLTLDQLAKDPLSIMVGENKVFKGQVGVSGKRMAVQVLHRVKEEEQ; translated from the coding sequence ATGGGAGAAGTCTTATCTCAACAAGAAATTGATGCCTTGCTATCGGCGTTAAGCAGCGGGGACGTCGAAGCCGACTCGTTTTTAAATCAAGAAGAAGAGCGGAAGGTTCGGCAATATGACTTTAAACGGGCGGTCCGCTTCTCGAAAGACCAAATCCGAAGTCTGACCCGAATCCATGAACATTTCACACGCATGTTGACGACGTTCTTTTCGGCGCAGCTCCGGACGTACGTGCAGTTCACGGTCAACTCGGTCGAGCAGCTCCCGTACGATGAATTCATTCATTCCATTCCGAGTATGACGATGATCAACTTGATTGAGGCTCCGCCGCTCAACGGCCGCTTCATCATCGAGGTCAACCCGAACATCTCCTACGCGATGCTCGACCGCCTGCTCGGTGGTCCCGGGGTCGAAATCGAAAAAGTCGAGAGCTTCACCGAAATCGAGATGCGCATCTTGACCCAGTTGTATAAACGAGCGTTTGCCGGATACGGGGAGGCGTGGGAGTCGATTGCGGAGATCAAGTCAGAGATGACCGCGGTCGAAGTTAATCCCCAGTTTCTTCAACTCGTCTCGCCGAACGAGACGGTCGTCCTCATCTCGATCGGTGTCACCATCGGCGAAGTGAGCGGCACGATCAACGTCTGCTTACCGTTCGTGACGATCGAGCCGGTCTTATCCAAACTGTCGAGCCATTACTGGATGCAGGAGGCCAACCGCCGCAACGCGAGCGGTAACAGCAAAGAACCGCTCAAAGCCCAATTGATGAACTCGACGGTTGAAGTCGTGTCCCTGCTCGGAGAGACGTCGATCACGTTTGGTGACTTGTTACATTTAGAGGTCGGCGATTGTTTGACGCTCGATCAATTAGCGAAAGACCCGTTATCCATCATGGTAGGGGAAAATAAAGTGTTCAAAGGGCAAGTCGGTGTGAGCGGGAAGCGGATGGCGGTCCAAGTGCTCCACCGGGTGAAGGAGGAAGAGCAATGA
- a CDS encoding flagellar FliJ family protein, giving the protein MNRLLLERIMPIAEHEKEESATEMRQQKARFETEMEALYRLVLTYESLMKSQDEQDGVIDLLMSQYREQTRERLKRQIETQQLVVQQARNRYHLSQERLLGKVVEEKKYVTLHEKVSQHEVAATKLVEQHFIDELAVIHHGKGK; this is encoded by the coding sequence ATGAACAGACTATTGTTAGAACGCATCATGCCAATCGCGGAACATGAGAAGGAAGAGTCCGCTACGGAGATGAGACAACAGAAAGCACGGTTCGAGACGGAGATGGAGGCGCTCTATCGGCTCGTGTTGACGTATGAGTCGCTCATGAAGAGTCAAGATGAACAGGACGGTGTCATCGACCTGCTCATGTCGCAATACCGTGAGCAGACACGTGAACGGTTGAAACGTCAAATCGAGACGCAACAGCTCGTCGTCCAACAGGCGCGCAATCGGTACCATTTGTCACAGGAACGACTGCTTGGAAAAGTCGTCGAAGAAAAGAAATATGTAACGTTGCACGAAAAAGTCAGTCAACATGAAGTGGCTGCGACGAAGCTCGTCGAACAACATTTCATCGATGAGCTGGCAGTGATTCATCACGGGAAAGGGAAGTAA
- a CDS encoding flagellar hook capping FlgD N-terminal domain-containing protein, which yields MTTIQPKTNDYTLPDQSMPKATNQYDQSMFLKLLLAQLANQDPMSPMEDREFIAQMAQFSSLEQMQTISKQLDAVLVDRQMASISEFSNMIGKTVDYTTETETETIKGSGRVLSISKTEAGYVADLEDGKSVNVYNITSIKSA from the coding sequence ATGACGACCATCCAGCCGAAGACGAATGATTACACACTTCCGGATCAATCGATGCCGAAGGCGACGAACCAATACGATCAAAGCATGTTCTTGAAACTATTGCTCGCCCAACTCGCTAACCAAGATCCGATGTCACCGATGGAAGATCGTGAGTTTATCGCCCAAATGGCTCAGTTCTCTTCTCTCGAACAGATGCAGACGATCTCGAAACAACTCGACGCTGTGCTCGTCGACCGCCAGATGGCCTCGATTTCGGAGTTCAGCAATATGATCGGTAAAACGGTCGATTATACGACGGAGACGGAAACCGAGACGATTAAAGGTTCAGGACGTGTCCTCTCGATTTCAAAAACCGAAGCCGGCTACGTAGCCGACCTTGAAGACGGAAAGTCCGTCAACGTGTACAACATCACTTCCATCAAATCAGCATAG
- a CDS encoding flagellar basal body-associated FliL family protein — protein MSEEKQKGGAMKMVLILLVVLLVMGGAGFMTYKYLFGDNVTAKTKPVTAEELAERSFTTDDMTTNIQDERFINVQFTIVTDAAETKEDLELRKFQVHNVILGDLAGMTKAQLTTKEDMQKFEQSLRKQLNGLLESGEVQRVYMTKKIIQ, from the coding sequence ATGAGTGAAGAAAAACAAAAAGGTGGCGCCATGAAGATGGTGCTCATCCTGCTAGTCGTCCTGCTCGTAATGGGCGGGGCTGGATTCATGACTTATAAATATTTATTTGGTGACAACGTGACTGCGAAGACAAAACCGGTCACGGCCGAAGAGTTGGCCGAACGAAGCTTCACGACGGACGACATGACAACGAACATTCAAGATGAGCGTTTCATCAACGTCCAGTTCACGATCGTGACCGATGCCGCCGAGACGAAAGAAGATCTCGAACTTCGGAAGTTCCAGGTGCATAACGTCATTCTCGGGGATTTGGCCGGCATGACGAAAGCCCAGCTCACGACGAAAGAGGACATGCAGAAGTTTGAGCAGTCGCTCCGTAAACAATTAAACGGCCTGTTGGAGTCAGGTGAGGTCCAACGAGTCTATATGACGAAGAAAATCATACAGTGA
- a CDS encoding flagellar biosynthetic protein FliO, which yields MNKWWLIILLVAGLFIPATVEAATVDQQFEQQQPDTKDEPVTSAVSSVGTAIKLILSLVVVIGGFLVLVRWLNARTQGVKSAQHLTHLGGVPLGKDRSVQLVKLGEQVYVLGVGDSIQLLDRIDAEAMDEAALDAPALNQSNSSAFLDTFKQQLAQIEEVRKKR from the coding sequence ATGAACAAGTGGTGGTTGATTATCCTTCTCGTGGCTGGGTTATTCATCCCGGCCACGGTCGAGGCCGCCACCGTCGACCAACAGTTCGAACAGCAACAGCCAGACACGAAAGACGAACCGGTCACATCGGCCGTCTCATCGGTCGGCACGGCCATCAAGCTCATCTTGAGCCTGGTCGTCGTCATCGGTGGGTTCCTCGTCCTCGTACGTTGGTTGAACGCACGGACGCAAGGCGTGAAGTCGGCTCAGCATTTGACCCATCTCGGCGGTGTCCCGCTCGGCAAAGACCGTTCGGTGCAACTCGTTAAGCTCGGTGAACAAGTGTACGTGCTCGGTGTCGGTGACTCGATTCAATTGCTCGACCGGATTGATGCCGAAGCGATGGACGAGGCGGCGCTCGATGCCCCGGCCTTGAACCAGTCGAACTCGTCGGCTTTCCTCGACACGTTCAAACAACAGTTGGCCCAGATTGAAGAAGTGAGGAAGAAACGATGA
- the fliR gene encoding flagellar biosynthetic protein FliR translates to MNAVDFISLYGLTFARLSGFFVSVPLFSSRQLPVMHRVAFSAFLAYYAMFTVTEPLDLGQAYILQVLYEVLIGLVLGILINILFFAPQIAGGVIDLQLGLAMASAYDPMFGGQSPLIGRFYYIFTLFIMLSSNLHLLLIDGIYYSFQIYPPGQPIIDFSEASLMMAVKVVTMTMMVALQLAFPLMASLLLVDMALGFLAKSAPQFNIFAIGFSFKLIAGFSVMVVMMGLTLNGISQFIPILQEVLRDFMTLLGDAS, encoded by the coding sequence ATGAACGCGGTCGATTTCATCAGTCTCTATGGATTGACGTTCGCCCGTCTTTCCGGCTTCTTCGTGAGCGTCCCGTTATTTTCGTCCCGGCAACTGCCGGTCATGCACCGCGTCGCGTTCAGTGCCTTTTTAGCGTACTATGCGATGTTCACGGTGACAGAGCCGCTCGATCTCGGTCAAGCGTACATCTTGCAAGTCTTGTACGAAGTGTTGATCGGGTTGGTGCTCGGCATTTTGATTAACATTTTATTCTTCGCGCCTCAGATTGCGGGCGGCGTCATCGATTTACAGCTCGGACTCGCGATGGCATCGGCGTACGACCCGATGTTCGGAGGACAGTCGCCGTTAATCGGACGATTTTATTACATCTTTACGTTGTTTATCATGTTGTCGAGTAACTTACATTTATTGTTAATCGACGGCATCTATTATAGCTTTCAAATTTATCCGCCGGGCCAGCCGATCATCGACTTCAGTGAAGCATCGCTCATGATGGCCGTCAAGGTCGTCACGATGACGATGATGGTCGCTTTGCAGCTTGCCTTTCCGCTCATGGCGTCACTCTTGCTCGTCGACATGGCGCTTGGGTTCTTGGCGAAATCGGCCCCGCAGTTCAATATTTTTGCAATCGGATTCTCATTCAAACTGATTGCGGGATTCTCGGTCATGGTCGTCATGATGGGTTTGACCTTGAACGGCATCAGTCAGTTCATCCCGATCTTACAAGAAGTGTTGCGTGATTTTATGACATTGCTAGGAGACGCCTCATGA
- the fliQ gene encoding flagellar biosynthesis protein FliQ yields the protein MTQEMVIYLATESVWTLLKISMPLLLISLVVGLVISILQATTQIQEQTLSFVPKIVSVFIGLVVFGPWMLQQIEGFTRLIFELMVEVASK from the coding sequence ATGACGCAGGAAATGGTCATCTATTTGGCGACGGAGAGTGTGTGGACGTTATTGAAAATCTCGATGCCGCTCTTATTGATCTCGCTCGTCGTCGGTCTCGTCATTTCGATTTTACAGGCGACGACACAAATTCAAGAGCAGACACTATCGTTCGTCCCAAAGATCGTCTCGGTCTTTATCGGGCTCGTCGTCTTTGGGCCTTGGATGCTGCAACAAATCGAAGGGTTCACCCGTTTGATTTTTGAACTGATGGTCGAGGTCGCCTCGAAATGA
- the fliP gene encoding flagellar type III secretion system pore protein FliP (The bacterial flagellar biogenesis protein FliP forms a type III secretion system (T3SS)-type pore required for flagellar assembly.), with translation MTTIEQLINLETPDSTSTSIKLLVVLTLLTLAPSFLILMTCFTRVVVVLSFIRPALGTQQTPPNQLIIGLALFITLFVMSPVLSELNDKALSPYMDDRISQDEAFEEAGNTMKRFMAQYTRQEDLQLFIKYGNYEQPESVEDVPLLAMVPAYAISELKTAFQIGFMIFLPFLIIDMVVASVLMSMGMMMLPPVMIALPFKLLLFVLVDGWHLIVESLLRSM, from the coding sequence ATGACGACGATTGAACAATTAATCAACTTGGAGACGCCAGACAGTACATCGACCTCAATCAAATTGTTGGTCGTGCTCACCTTGCTCACGCTCGCACCATCGTTTTTAATCTTGATGACTTGTTTCACACGGGTCGTCGTCGTGCTTTCGTTCATCCGTCCGGCACTTGGGACGCAACAGACGCCGCCGAACCAGCTGATTATCGGGCTCGCCCTGTTCATCACGTTGTTCGTCATGTCGCCTGTGCTATCAGAGTTGAATGACAAGGCCCTCTCGCCGTATATGGACGACCGGATCAGTCAAGACGAGGCGTTCGAAGAGGCAGGGAATACGATGAAGCGGTTCATGGCCCAATACACGCGCCAAGAAGATTTGCAATTATTCATTAAATATGGGAACTATGAGCAACCTGAGTCGGTCGAAGATGTTCCGCTGCTCGCGATGGTCCCGGCCTATGCGATTAGCGAGTTAAAAACGGCGTTCCAAATCGGATTCATGATCTTCTTGCCATTTTTGATTATCGATATGGTCGTGGCGAGTGTCCTCATGTCAATGGGGATGATGATGCTTCCGCCGGTCATGATCGCATTGCCGTTCAAATTGTTACTGTTTGTGTTGGTGGATGGATGGCACTTGATTGTGGAGTCCTTGCTTAGAAGTATGTAG
- the flhB gene encoding flagellar biosynthesis protein FlhB, with amino-acid sequence MKPLYTLSVDLQFFAGEKTEKATPRKREDSRKKGQVAKSADLTGAFALFAMFLMLSFFGPYLGKQLFGLTKDLLGTSYLLFDLSNGLSGMLTDLLLRVGLIVGPFFVVAVVFGILINYLQIGTLFSTEAIQPKLERIDPIKGVKRIISMKAVVEFLKSLFKLLIILTTAVAVLWQNQKELSRMAVEHVRESVIALASITIELGLWVSVALLALALLDFFYQRFDFEKSIRMSKQDVKDEYKNSEGDPLIKSKIKQQQREMAMRRMMQEIPNADVVITNPTHYAVVIRYDDTKDFAPLVVAKGVDQVAFNIRDAAKEHDIPIVENKPLARALYAQMDIGEVVDESFYQAIAEVLAFVYQLKQPS; translated from the coding sequence ATGAAGCCTCTATATACCTTATCGGTCGATCTTCAATTTTTTGCAGGAGAAAAAACCGAAAAAGCGACCCCACGAAAGCGGGAAGACTCGCGCAAGAAAGGACAAGTCGCCAAGTCGGCCGATTTGACCGGTGCTTTTGCCTTGTTCGCGATGTTTCTCATGTTATCGTTTTTTGGGCCGTATCTCGGCAAGCAGCTGTTCGGCTTGACGAAAGATTTGCTCGGTACGAGCTATTTATTGTTCGACTTATCGAATGGCTTGTCTGGGATGCTCACCGATTTGTTGCTTCGTGTCGGCCTGATTGTCGGTCCGTTCTTCGTCGTCGCGGTCGTGTTCGGGATTTTGATCAACTACCTTCAAATCGGGACGTTGTTCTCGACCGAGGCGATTCAACCGAAGCTCGAACGCATCGATCCAATCAAAGGGGTCAAACGGATTATCAGCATGAAAGCAGTCGTCGAATTTTTAAAGTCCTTATTCAAATTATTGATTATCCTGACGACTGCTGTTGCCGTGCTCTGGCAAAACCAAAAAGAGCTGTCCCGGATGGCGGTCGAACATGTCCGTGAATCGGTCATCGCACTCGCGAGCATCACAATCGAACTCGGACTATGGGTCAGTGTCGCCTTACTCGCGCTCGCGCTGCTCGATTTCTTCTACCAACGATTCGATTTTGAAAAATCGATTCGCATGTCGAAACAAGACGTGAAAGATGAATATAAAAACAGCGAAGGTGACCCGCTCATCAAGTCAAAGATTAAACAACAACAACGGGAGATGGCGATGCGCCGCATGATGCAAGAAATTCCGAACGCGGACGTCGTCATCACGAACCCGACCCATTATGCCGTCGTCATTCGCTATGACGACACGAAAGACTTTGCGCCGCTCGTCGTCGCCAAAGGCGTCGACCAAGTCGCCTTCAACATCCGCGACGCGGCCAAAGAACATGACATCCCGATTGTGGAAAATAAACCGTTGGCCCGTGCCCTGTACGCCCAAATGGACATCGGGGAAGTCGTTGACGAGTCGTTTTATCAGGCGATCGCCGAAGTGCTCGCGTTCGTCTATCAATTGAAACAACCGTCTTGA
- a CDS encoding flagellar hook-length control protein FliK, whose product MNIALLAQSVQGTTQKGGETTATPTGQFLELLSTMLGTSTPSPEMAVAAEDEESLPLENVSNRLEQWLQQPDSLQWLKSLPADAYRKFMDAYIGILNQVAPEQSAAIAETTAAVPPTLLTGQVAAPTISFTLTKKETEALVTPVPTDQVEENVRIIQQVVAQFKGTLGQTPKPLPGLTQTETQIAQLQPTLKETEWMPKGMTWSKPQIDSEMVMYASKGSLPENLQARIEAALQRAPFKSGADGSKVFTVRLYPEQLGELVVKLERQNGELVVKLFASNQEAKQLLQSQVQQLQQTLQPLTQNVRVEINLTQQALEAKGSGFNEFDQPEPEQQEQPKGEPEDDDHPAEDE is encoded by the coding sequence ATGAATATCGCCTTACTCGCCCAATCAGTACAAGGGACGACGCAAAAAGGCGGGGAAACGACTGCGACCCCGACCGGCCAGTTTTTGGAGTTGCTCTCGACGATGCTCGGCACGTCGACGCCATCCCCTGAGATGGCGGTCGCCGCGGAAGACGAGGAATCGCTGCCGCTCGAGAATGTCTCGAACCGATTGGAGCAATGGCTCCAACAGCCAGACAGCCTGCAATGGTTGAAATCGCTGCCGGCAGACGCTTATCGGAAGTTCATGGATGCATACATCGGCATCTTGAACCAAGTCGCCCCGGAACAATCAGCGGCAATAGCCGAGACGACAGCGGCCGTGCCGCCCACGCTCCTCACCGGACAAGTGGCAGCGCCGACGATTTCGTTCACGCTGACGAAGAAGGAAACGGAAGCACTCGTTACACCCGTGCCGACCGACCAAGTCGAAGAGAACGTGCGCATCATCCAGCAAGTTGTTGCGCAATTTAAAGGAACGCTTGGGCAGACCCCAAAACCTTTACCCGGTCTTACTCAAACCGAAACGCAAATCGCGCAATTGCAGCCAACGCTGAAAGAGACCGAATGGATGCCCAAAGGGATGACCTGGTCGAAACCGCAAATCGATTCGGAGATGGTGATGTACGCCTCGAAAGGCTCGTTACCGGAGAACTTGCAGGCTCGAATCGAAGCAGCCTTGCAACGCGCGCCGTTCAAGAGCGGGGCCGATGGGTCTAAAGTGTTCACGGTCCGGCTCTATCCTGAACAGTTAGGCGAACTCGTCGTTAAACTCGAACGTCAAAACGGGGAACTCGTTGTCAAACTGTTTGCGAGCAACCAAGAAGCGAAGCAGTTACTTCAGTCACAGGTCCAACAGCTGCAACAGACGCTCCAACCGCTGACGCAAAACGTCCGCGTCGAGATCAACTTGACGCAACAGGCGCTTGAGGCGAAAGGGTCTGGCTTCAACGAGTTCGATCAACCGGAACCGGAACAGCAGGAACAACCGAAAGGAGAACCAGAAGATGACGACCATCCAGCCGAAGACGAATGA